In Modestobacter versicolor, a single genomic region encodes these proteins:
- a CDS encoding NUDIX domain-containing protein, with product MTAGIDEPDRRGRTGLDRVGRDLTGNDDVRVREVELLSSDWYVLRRTTFDMRHRDGHWSTEQRETYDRGNGATVLLYDPDRRTVLLTRQFRFPAYVNGHPDGLLLEAAAGLLDDDDPATAVRREAEEETGHRVGELTHVFDLFMSPGSVTERLHFFAGPYGSGTRQTDGGGLADEGEDIEVVELGIDEALAQVGTGIVDAKTVLLLQWAVLAGPFAR from the coding sequence ATGACCGCGGGGATCGACGAGCCGGACCGGCGGGGCCGCACCGGCCTGGACCGGGTGGGCCGCGACCTGACCGGCAACGACGACGTCCGGGTGCGCGAGGTCGAGCTGCTGAGCAGCGACTGGTACGTGCTCCGCCGGACGACGTTCGACATGCGGCACCGCGACGGGCACTGGAGCACCGAGCAGCGGGAGACCTACGACCGCGGGAACGGCGCCACCGTGCTGCTCTACGACCCGGACCGCCGGACGGTGCTGCTCACCCGCCAGTTCCGGTTCCCCGCCTACGTCAACGGCCACCCCGACGGCCTGCTGCTGGAGGCCGCCGCCGGCCTGCTGGACGACGACGACCCGGCGACCGCGGTGCGCCGGGAGGCCGAGGAGGAGACCGGGCACCGGGTCGGCGAGCTCACCCACGTCTTCGACCTGTTCATGAGCCCGGGCTCGGTCACCGAGCGGCTGCACTTCTTCGCCGGCCCGTACGGCAGCGGCACCCGGCAGACCGACGGCGGCGGGCTGGCCGACGAGGGCGAGGACATCGAGGTCGTCGAGCTGGGCATCGACGAGGCGCTCGCGCAGGTGGGCACCGGGATCGTCGACGCCAAGACCGTCCTGCTGCTGCAGTGGGCGGTGCTGGCCGGGCCGTTCGC
- a CDS encoding uracil-xanthine permease family protein codes for MAFGWKLYGDGKTPPLGEAVAPDERLSWPLTVGIGAQHVVAMFGATFVFPLIMGLDANLAIMMSGIATIIFLLIVQGKVPSYLGTSASFVGGVAAVRAQGGDSGDVVGAILVSGIVLALVGLLIQRAGTVVVNKVLPPAVTGAVVLLIGFNLAPVAAATYWPQDQWAALATMTFVIVVSLALRGFWARISILLGLVFGYLLSLLLDATAGQITSPDGTGAVVTRDRVNLDAVGQADWFGLPDLTAPSFSVNFSLLVLPAVIALVAENAGHVKAVGEMTKRNLDPVLGRAVFADGVGTVVASSVGGSPTTTYAENIGVMAATRVYSTAAYYVAALVAILLGLVPKFGAIVNATPGGVLGGITVVLYGMIGLLGAKIWKENRVDFANPINLVPLAAGIIIGIGNVNLTFTDNFSLGGIALGTIVAVAGWHLARALAPAEMKAALYDEGGFAGGTGPALGATGGHRAGAGGADPSDVDRANPPR; via the coding sequence ATGGCGTTCGGCTGGAAGCTCTACGGGGACGGGAAGACCCCGCCGCTGGGTGAGGCGGTGGCGCCCGACGAACGGCTGTCGTGGCCGCTGACCGTCGGCATCGGCGCGCAGCACGTCGTCGCCATGTTCGGCGCGACGTTCGTCTTCCCGCTCATCATGGGGCTGGACGCGAACCTCGCGATCATGATGAGCGGCATCGCGACGATCATCTTCCTGCTCATCGTGCAGGGGAAGGTCCCGTCCTACCTGGGCACCAGCGCCTCGTTCGTCGGCGGCGTCGCCGCGGTGCGGGCGCAGGGCGGTGACAGCGGCGACGTCGTCGGCGCGATCCTGGTCTCCGGCATCGTGCTGGCCCTGGTCGGGCTGCTGATCCAGCGGGCCGGCACCGTCGTGGTCAACAAGGTTTTGCCGCCGGCCGTCACCGGCGCGGTCGTCCTGCTGATCGGCTTCAACCTCGCCCCGGTCGCCGCGGCCACGTACTGGCCGCAGGACCAGTGGGCGGCGCTGGCCACGATGACCTTCGTCATCGTCGTCTCGCTGGCGCTGCGCGGCTTCTGGGCCCGCATCTCGATCCTGCTCGGGCTGGTGTTCGGCTACCTGCTCTCGCTGCTGCTGGACGCCACCGCCGGGCAGATCACCTCCCCCGACGGCACCGGCGCGGTGGTCACCCGCGACCGGGTCAACCTCGACGCGGTCGGCCAGGCCGACTGGTTCGGCCTGCCCGACCTCACCGCGCCGTCGTTCTCGGTCAACTTCTCGCTGCTGGTGCTGCCGGCCGTGATCGCGCTGGTCGCGGAGAACGCCGGGCACGTCAAGGCGGTCGGCGAGATGACCAAGCGCAACCTCGACCCGGTGCTCGGCCGGGCGGTCTTCGCCGACGGCGTCGGCACCGTGGTCGCCAGCTCCGTCGGCGGCTCGCCCACGACCACCTACGCGGAGAACATCGGCGTCATGGCCGCGACCCGGGTCTACTCGACCGCGGCCTACTACGTCGCGGCGCTGGTGGCGATCCTGCTCGGCCTGGTGCCCAAGTTCGGCGCGATCGTCAACGCCACCCCGGGCGGCGTGCTCGGCGGGATCACCGTCGTCCTCTACGGGATGATCGGTCTGCTGGGCGCCAAGATCTGGAAGGAGAACCGGGTCGACTTCGCCAACCCGATCAACCTGGTGCCGCTGGCCGCCGGGATCATCATCGGGATCGGCAACGTCAACCTGACGTTCACCGACAACTTCTCCCTCGGGGGCATCGCCCTGGGCACGATCGTGGCCGTGGCCGGCTGGCACCTCGCCCGGGCACTGGCACCGGCGGAGATGAAGGCGGCGCTCTACGACGAGGGCGGTTTCGCCGGCGGCACCGGCCCGGCGCTGGGCGCCACCGGTGGCCACCGGGCCGGCGCCGGCGGGGCCGACCCGTCCGACGTCGACCGGGCCAACCCACCGCGCTGA
- a CDS encoding PucR family transcriptional regulator, translating to MQDSMGLTVDQLLQLPGLEGTIVVGGATGTRRIVRHVAVDDPADPLAGGPDVLVILASRLPQADPAQSRALIERLHRGGNGALAYRSEAGVGNAAGEMPAEVLAEADRRGFPVLALPSSTRLDEVVAEVLGAIIDKQTQALSLANRMHNQFIDVALSGGGLAEVTTQVSTFLAGAAVLGLGPDREVATSAGPPEEVTEIRDWLWLLDAAADDAFGDLTPARRLSGNRADQSVVTPAEVLADADLSPADGILLVPGHHELPGGVGEYAVAPIMAGEQRHGWLVAVNRHGPMLLGAGAVLEQAAVIAALSEIRSQAVHSVELRFQGDLVRRLVGGVVGHTERTLAYTRSFGWRLDGPVVVLVSGTETVADASADPTRALDVLDRLADGWRAAIDAEVAGAAVAGLATEIVTVLPLDGRTPEELSALVAAVTARVNARLRRVGRLLGTGIGRPAESLSALSEAYQQAQRALVVGQEIHGGHAVTHFDQLGVFRLLSLIPDSNELRSYVDEVLGPLADSSDVDSTDLRDTLRVLLETNLNVAESARRLHFHYNTMRYRIGKLERLLGPFTTDPTLRLNLLLALHAARMRGLDQPHRPPLESLASVVLDDGLESLG from the coding sequence ATGCAGGACAGCATGGGGCTCACCGTCGACCAGCTGCTGCAGCTCCCTGGACTCGAGGGCACCATCGTCGTCGGTGGCGCCACCGGCACCCGGCGGATCGTCCGGCACGTCGCCGTCGACGACCCGGCCGACCCGCTCGCCGGTGGGCCCGACGTCCTGGTCATCCTCGCCTCACGGCTCCCGCAGGCCGACCCGGCCCAGAGCCGGGCGCTGATCGAGCGGCTGCACCGCGGCGGCAACGGCGCGCTGGCCTACCGGTCCGAGGCCGGGGTCGGCAACGCGGCGGGGGAGATGCCCGCCGAGGTGCTCGCCGAGGCCGACCGGCGCGGCTTCCCGGTGCTGGCGCTGCCCAGCTCCACCCGGCTGGACGAGGTCGTCGCCGAGGTGCTCGGCGCGATCATCGACAAGCAGACCCAGGCGCTGTCGCTCGCCAACCGGATGCACAACCAGTTCATCGACGTCGCGCTCTCCGGCGGTGGGCTGGCGGAGGTCACCACCCAGGTGTCCACCTTCCTGGCGGGCGCCGCGGTGCTGGGCCTGGGTCCCGACCGCGAGGTCGCGACCAGCGCCGGCCCGCCGGAGGAGGTCACCGAGATCCGCGACTGGCTGTGGCTGCTCGACGCCGCGGCCGACGACGCCTTCGGTGACCTCACCCCGGCCCGGCGGCTGTCGGGCAACCGCGCCGACCAGAGCGTGGTCACCCCGGCCGAGGTGCTCGCCGACGCCGACCTCTCCCCGGCCGACGGCATCCTGCTGGTGCCCGGTCACCACGAGCTGCCCGGCGGGGTCGGCGAGTACGCCGTCGCCCCGATCATGGCCGGCGAGCAGCGCCACGGCTGGCTCGTCGCGGTCAACCGGCACGGGCCGATGCTGCTCGGCGCCGGTGCGGTGCTCGAGCAGGCGGCGGTCATCGCCGCGCTGTCGGAGATCCGCTCCCAGGCCGTGCACTCCGTCGAGCTCCGGTTCCAGGGCGACCTGGTGCGCCGGCTGGTCGGCGGGGTGGTCGGCCACACCGAGCGGACGCTGGCCTACACCCGCTCCTTCGGCTGGCGGCTCGACGGGCCGGTCGTGGTCCTGGTGAGCGGCACCGAGACGGTCGCCGACGCCAGCGCCGACCCGACCCGCGCGCTCGACGTGCTCGACCGGCTCGCCGACGGCTGGCGGGCCGCGATCGACGCCGAGGTGGCCGGGGCCGCCGTCGCGGGCCTCGCCACCGAGATCGTCACCGTGCTGCCGCTGGACGGGCGCACCCCCGAGGAGCTCTCCGCGCTGGTCGCGGCCGTCACCGCCCGGGTCAACGCCCGGCTGCGGCGGGTCGGCCGGCTGCTGGGCACCGGCATCGGCCGCCCGGCCGAGTCGCTGTCGGCGCTGTCGGAGGCCTACCAGCAGGCGCAGCGGGCCCTCGTCGTCGGCCAGGAGATCCACGGCGGGCACGCGGTCACCCACTTCGACCAGCTCGGCGTCTTCCGGTTGCTGTCGCTCATCCCGGACAGCAACGAGCTGCGGTCCTACGTCGACGAGGTGCTCGGCCCGCTGGCCGACTCCTCGGACGTCGACTCCACCGACCTCCGCGACACCCTGCGGGTGCTGCTGGAGACCAACCTCAACGTCGCCGAGTCCGCCCGCCGGCTGCACTTCCACTACAACACGATGCGGTACCGGATCGGCAAGCTGGAGCGGCTGCTCGGGCCCTTCACCACCGACCCGACGCTGCGGCTGAACCTGCTGCTCGCGCTGCACGCCGCCCGGATGCGCGGGCTCGACCAGCCGCACCGCCCGCCGCTGGAGAGCCTGGCCTCCGTGGTCCTCGACGACGGGCTCGAGTCACTCGGGTGA